Proteins from one Ranitomeya variabilis isolate aRanVar5 chromosome 1, aRanVar5.hap1, whole genome shotgun sequence genomic window:
- the LOC143795770 gene encoding uncharacterized protein LOC143795770: MEPTSHQDESPAVMEPPAAVSKKPKRMYLTCPVCYKVTDRLDKHLQEQCMKQNSAKERTDALDAARDRIHNIASKGTTMDYEEILSFGTVANIIPFLENRGFLILHKPSTARTVQVQEEQTDKAPAEECEEELEVAQESQRTEEEVPSTSILMEQQGSPDRTEEEVPSTSILMEQQGSPVGKVEGFEEVIVGSPSLTVPDMMDLH; this comes from the exons ATGGAGCCTACTAGTCATCAGGATGA ATCCCCGGCTGTCATGGAGCCGCCGGCTGCTGTGTCCAA AAAACCAAAGCGGATGTACCTGACCTGCCCAGTCTGCTATAAAGTGACAGACCGACTGGACAAACATCTCCAGGAACAGTGCATGAAGCAGAATTCTGCCAAGGAGAGGACAGATGCTCTGGATGCTGCAAgggacagaattcacaacatcgcaTCCAAAGGGACAACAATGGATTATGAAGAGATTCTGTCATTTGGAACCGTGGCGAACATCATCCCTTTCCTGGAGAATAGAGGGTTCCTCATACTCCACAAGCCAAGTACGGCCAG GACTGTTCAAGTTCAGGAGGAGCAGACTGACAAAGCACCTGCAGAGGAATGTGAAGAGGAGCTTGAAGTTGCCCAAGAAAGCCAGAG AACTGAGGAAGAGGTTCCATCCACATCAATCCTGATGGAGCAACAGGGCTCACCAGATAGGACTGAGGAAGAGGTTCCATCCACATCAATCCTGATGGAGCAACAGGGCTCACCAGTTGGTAAAGTCGAGGGATTTGAAGAGGTGATTGTGGGTAGTCCATCTCTCACGGTTCCTGATATGATGGATCTTCATTAA